The stretch of DNA ATATTAATTTATGAATCTACATTTCAGGGATGCTTTGTCAGTAATCACGTATGGACCTTCTGAAGATCAACCAATATTCTCCAACAATGGCTGCAGGAGGTTTATAAAGCACATTCCCTATATTATCAAGAAACACAAAGAGAAAGTTCTTGATAAAAgtgaattataatattttttacacattttaagttatatttaagGCTAACCATGTGATACCTGTTCTCTTAAAGAGTTGTTTAGCTGAAAGCTAGCAATTATGTACCTGATTCTTTGATGAGACTCAAATGAGAATCATAGGTAAACCAGTAATGTATTTGTTTGTGGATTTGATGGGTTGATGCCAGTTATTTAGTATAGGAAGTGGTGCTAAGTATTAGCTCTAAAGTTTGGCAGCCATAAAATGTATTGTCGTTCCTCAGTTCTGTTCatttacaatattttgttttaatcccACCTTAATAGTAAACAGGAAGCAGAGTCATAGTTGCATTTTTCACGTTAAACTTTGTTTAATGGCatgtgtaaatattattatacatatatagctGGAGTTATTTGTATGTGTTTGGCACTATTCAGAACATCTTAATATTTAGTATTATGCTAAAAAATTTAacatttgtattgtaaaataacTAATCTCCAGACATATTATGACCTGTGTTAAGGACAGTAAAGTTGTGgccatacaaaaatgtttactATTAAGTagaaatcatgtttttttttattaaatttaccaTTGAAAATAACCTTTATTTTTTCCCAATTGTATGAAATAACTCTTTCTACCATTGTTAATTTTCAGATGTCAACTTTGTTGTTTTTTATCTATGATGGACAGATAAAGGTATGCAACAACAAAATCAATTTTTGTGTAGGAATGCTCTTGGTAActgttttttattcattaaataGCATTGAAAAGCAGTTAAAGAAATATTGAGTATCCCAGCAATGTTGGTTAACATAAGCATAGGTGTAAGAAGTTATCGGGGTAGCTCATATGTTCTGAAAGCCACTGCAGAGGGGTGTCTGTAGGCAGGGTTATTCCATGTGTCCTTAGTTTAACtgaaacaaaaagacaaataaaatactGCCAGGTACAGGTGCCATGTAGACTGTATTTCAGGCGAGTCTATGATCAAAAAGtaattaagataataaaattataacatattattttgaaaaacaaCAGTTGAAATAAGTAACTAAAGCCTAAAATGTACTGTAAAACAAAACATACCGTCAGGTTTATCAGGATATAATTCTGTAATCATTTGCTGTAGGACTTTCCTCGAACCATCACTATTTTTGGGGCTGACTAGTCGTTGATTACATGCTCCATCATCGGAATAAATTCTGACAGGAATATGCTTAAAGCCATCATTGTCACTATGTGATTCCATGAGCCTCCGATTGATTGCCCAGAACTGGTCAAATTTATCTGTAGATATTAAAGTTTATTAAATATCCCATAAATAATACACAGAAAAGCCTTCTATAGGAAATTAAACCACTGCATTGTTACCATTTTGTAATCCAAGCCATAATTGGTTATGATCCTTTTTCTGCATTGTAGACATGACTTGACCACGATGTTTTAGTACATCTGCCTCCTTTACAGTTGACATGTAATGGGCTTCAACAATATCTCTGGGAAAAAGAAGTTAAAATATGCTAAGTAAAGTATTCAGTATCCCTGCTCACAGCTATACGATTTCTACTTACTTATTAGGGCAGTGGAGAATAATATCTTCAGGGAATTTTGTGAAATGCACAGTCAAAGTCCATGGAAGCTGAGGATCGTGTCCACAGAATAAATCATATAGGAAACCAATGGGGTAGTGCCACTTCAAAGGTTGACCATTATAATCTAACCACATCTCATTGTCCGCATTTTCTTGAGATATATAGCGCAGAAAATGTCTTTTCATCTGAAATACCACAAATTTTACTAACAGAAATATGAATTTCGTAGGTATATCACGAAGTATCTTGATATCTTCGACTCACATACCTTATCAGTAACAAGGGGGAAATAGCTTAATCGTGGAACCATAACATAGAATGGATCAGGTTGCTGAATTTCCATGATTTCTTCTTGATCGAGTTGAAAACAAATAGGAAGTTTTCCATCCCATATTTCTCTTAGTACTTCTCTATCGTTCGCCATAGCGATTACAAACTTAACTTTGCTAGTTAGCACGAATACGAACAATTCTTTTTGtacttttataatgttttattaatgaAATATCAATAACACAGTTTTTCGATTATTTTCGAGGATAGCtagacagttgtttttttttattaattgacaTTTTAGTGATGTATTGATTCTGCTGACCCGCGGACTTTTTTCGCCAACTTTTTGTCGCCAGGCTAGGAGGCAGCTTTAATCATTTTGCAAGTTGGAAAAAAACTAAAGTGTTGCTcgcttaaaaaaaacacttattgTCAGTCATTTGTCAATGTCAAATCCCCACGTGTACTTCGCGTTTGtttattgaattgaatattgtcGGTCCTGAATCCTGAAATAGTCTCATTTTATATGTGAAGTATTCACTACTATTGCGAATAATAAGCTACCTAAAATACTATTTGTTATTTGatttaaagttaataaaatGGGTAAGAAGAGGAAACTTGGGGCTAAAGATAACGATTTCGAATTCGATCCCATACCTAAACACCTTGTTACATCTCATATaaagaaacaagaaaaacgtttaataataatattagaaaaTGCGCAATTGGAAACTGTAAAGGTAAGGTGGAATACAATTAACCGAGGCCggattttgttttattcttgttACTTATAGGTtatgatttttgtatggattatAGTATTACCACGTAACTTCACAGGACTGTAAAATCATACTTTCATTTCAGAACGGGAATAGTTTCGAGTTACTGAACTGTGATGAGCATGCAAATATCCTGCGTAAAAATGACCGTGACCCAGGATCGTGTAGACCAGACATTACCCACCAGTCATTACTGATGCTTATGGACTCACCACTAAATCGCGCCGGCTTACTACAAGTTTACATTCACACTGAGAAGAATGTTCTTATTGAAATTAATCCACAAACCAGGATACCCAGAACATTTAAAAGATTTGCTGGATTAATGGGTatgaaatatttctttatttttatgatatctTTTAGATTTTACTGTTATTTATAAATGCCTGTAAACATTTGTTGATGACCTTTAATAGATATTGAAATTGTATACCTGCCAataatacttttttgtttttgatgaaattaattagtaatttgttctttttttagttCAATTACTGCACAAGTATGCAATAAGAGCTTCAGATGGCCCCATGAAATTACTGAAGGTCATAAAAAATCCAGTGACATCTCACCTTCCTGTGGgtgtaaaaaaaatcacaatgtCATTCAGCTCTAAAATGGTGCAAAATTGTAGAGAATTGGTTCCTAAGGACGAGCCTATAGTCATTATCATTGGTGCCATGGCTCATGGAAAAGTGGAAGTGGATTATTCAGAGGATGTTATATCTATAAGTAACTACCCCCTGTCGGCGGCTTTGACTTGTGCAAAATTGTGCACTGCATTTGAGGAAGTCTGGAGTATTGTTTAGATAAAATATGAtaagaaaaactataaaaatgtaaattttgttttaatttacacTGATGCGTTGCTTCAGGTTTTTACCTTTATTCTAATAttatagtaggtatttatttttggacCCTTCAAGTTTAGTAAATACAGAAAGTACTGTGCTACAGCAGACAAAACATGTCTGGTTTCGTCAATTTGGTCCcttatacatatacattttgAATTTAGTGTACTTCattcatacaatacaaaaagtTTTATTGCACATGCATACACAACATTAAAACAATGACAAAAATTACAATGAGAGGCACAATCTCTTATTGCTAAATTTCCTTCATTACTGCAAATTTTTCAAGGCAACCTTAGGGTTGAATGAACTTGCTAAGTGCTGGAGTTGGACACCATACAATACAGgtttaagtaaataatgcaatagGGTAAATTAACACAAAATGGTCTCCATACAACATAGTTATACAACATCATAGTACTACATGTACTAGTAGATGTcgctatatttattaatttgagaTATAGTGTGAAGCATTTTAGAGGATAAATTTTTTCAGTCGTAAA from Pectinophora gossypiella chromosome 3, ilPecGoss1.1, whole genome shotgun sequence encodes:
- the LOC126381929 gene encoding autophagy protein 5 gives rise to the protein MANDREVLREIWDGKLPICFQLDQEEIMEIQQPDPFYVMVPRLSYFPLVTDKMKRHFLRYISQENADNEMWLDYNGQPLKWHYPIGFLYDLFCGHDPQLPWTLTVHFTKFPEDIILHCPNKDIVEAHYMSTVKEADVLKHRGQVMSTMQKKDHNQLWLGLQNDKFDQFWAINRRLMESHSDNDGFKHIPVRIYSDDGACNQRLVSPKNSDGSRKVLQQMITELYPDKPDVKLRTHGITLPTDTPLQWLSEHMSYPDNFLHLCLC
- the LOC126381930 gene encoding ribosomal RNA small subunit methyltransferase NEP1, translating into MGKKRKLGAKDNDFEFDPIPKHLVTSHIKKQEKRLIIILENAQLETVKNGNSFELLNCDEHANILRKNDRDPGSCRPDITHQSLLMLMDSPLNRAGLLQVYIHTEKNVLIEINPQTRIPRTFKRFAGLMVQLLHKYAIRASDGPMKLLKVIKNPVTSHLPVGVKKITMSFSSKMVQNCRELVPKDEPIVIIIGAMAHGKVEVDYSEDVISISNYPLSAALTCAKLCTAFEEVWSIV